Proteins from one Streptomyces sp. NBC_00289 genomic window:
- a CDS encoding IS3 family transposase, giving the protein MESMGKKKPRPRRSFTPEFKAEIVELCRRGDRSVGQIAKDFDLTETAVRDWVKQAEVDAGERDGLTSSEREELAALRRENRRLREDVDILKRATAFFAKETR; this is encoded by the coding sequence ATGGAGAGCATGGGGAAGAAGAAGCCTCGCCCTCGTCGCTCGTTCACGCCGGAGTTCAAGGCGGAGATCGTCGAGCTGTGTCGACGCGGTGACCGCTCGGTCGGTCAGATCGCCAAGGACTTCGATCTGACCGAGACCGCGGTGCGTGACTGGGTGAAGCAGGCCGAGGTCGATGCGGGCGAGCGGGACGGCCTGACCAGCAGCGAACGTGAGGAACTGGCCGCACTGCGGCGGGAGAACCGCCGTCTGCGTGAGGACGTCGACATCCTCAAGCGGGCCACGGCTTTCTTCGCGAAGGAGACCCGGTGA
- a CDS encoding IS3 family transposase, whose amino-acid sequence MAVSTRASNSPRWQTSWGCVCRSAAPDNAGTTHSPSRSSPPSRELLDAVSWPSRAAARTAIFDFIEGWYNLHRLHSSLGYRSPAEYETALAA is encoded by the coding sequence GTGGCTGTCAGTACACGAGCCAGCAATTCGCCGCGCTGGCAGACCAGTTGGGGGTGCGTCTGTCGGTCGGCCGCACCGGACAATGCTGGGACAACGCACTCGCCGAGTCGTTCTTCGCCACCGTCAAGGGAGCTGCTCGACGCCGTCTCCTGGCCCAGCCGGGCCGCCGCCCGCACCGCGATCTTCGATTTCATCGAGGGCTGGTACAACTTGCACCGTCTGCACAGCAGCCTCGGCTATCGCAGTCCCGCCGAATACGAGACCGCACTCGCAGCCTGA
- a CDS encoding YncE family protein has protein sequence MNVEELVRDALREQAAEQSVAGAGFADRVVAARRRRRTRRLAAAATATVAVIAVAVAVPLLDSGKEDVRPAGVVEQEGTSAHPQQSPPRDLIAAGRTALAAYYIPSTVKKSATEAVTERTYWLLDQKTGKYVKTTKWSYVAVAPGLKTAAVLERNLPASRIGLLDLTTGKVERWIPVDHGVGGLSFSRDGRRLVASTYGENPDRRVKSQGSDDWSPEQPSSRTGFYVLDVASGQGSWSEVKLGGDPNDPLSGGFINSRQDFALTHDGRYVWAGNPMGDIGKQFYDLKGAEVSVPAGEKYLSWFVDAWKSPDGRLVAGDFAGQKWPTSSWVLDADTGRKTEVRGQQLLAWAGEKSLIAWDITPGSNEFHQRLVLVTIGSDKEVPLSGFRKGNDGAAGRWEPVFAER, from the coding sequence GTGAACGTCGAGGAACTCGTGCGCGACGCCCTGCGCGAGCAGGCCGCCGAACAGTCCGTGGCGGGAGCCGGATTCGCCGACCGGGTGGTCGCCGCCCGCAGGCGCCGCCGCACCCGCAGGCTCGCCGCGGCCGCCACGGCGACCGTGGCGGTGATCGCCGTCGCGGTGGCGGTGCCGCTGCTCGACTCCGGCAAGGAGGACGTACGTCCGGCGGGTGTCGTGGAGCAGGAGGGCACCAGCGCCCATCCACAGCAGTCGCCGCCGCGCGACCTCATCGCCGCGGGTCGGACGGCGCTCGCTGCCTACTACATCCCGAGCACCGTCAAGAAGTCGGCCACCGAGGCCGTCACCGAGCGTACCTACTGGCTGCTCGACCAGAAGACCGGAAAATACGTGAAGACCACGAAGTGGTCCTACGTCGCCGTGGCCCCCGGCCTCAAGACCGCCGCCGTCCTGGAGCGGAACCTGCCCGCCTCCCGGATCGGCCTGCTCGACCTGACCACCGGGAAGGTGGAGCGGTGGATCCCGGTCGACCACGGGGTCGGGGGACTGTCCTTCTCGCGCGACGGCCGCAGACTGGTGGCGTCGACCTACGGCGAGAACCCCGACCGGCGGGTCAAGTCCCAGGGTTCCGACGACTGGTCGCCGGAGCAGCCGTCGAGCCGCACCGGCTTCTACGTCCTCGACGTGGCCTCCGGTCAGGGCTCCTGGAGCGAGGTGAAACTCGGCGGCGACCCGAACGACCCCCTGAGCGGCGGCTTCATCAACTCCCGCCAGGACTTCGCCCTCACCCACGACGGCCGGTACGTCTGGGCCGGGAACCCCATGGGGGACATCGGCAAGCAGTTCTACGACCTGAAGGGAGCCGAGGTCTCCGTGCCGGCGGGCGAGAAGTACCTGTCGTGGTTCGTCGACGCGTGGAAGTCGCCCGACGGGCGGTTGGTCGCCGGTGACTTCGCCGGCCAGAAATGGCCGACCTCCTCCTGGGTCCTCGACGCCGACACCGGCAGGAAGACCGAGGTGCGCGGGCAGCAACTGCTCGCCTGGGCAGGCGAGAAGTCCCTCATCGCGTGGGACATCACGCCGGGCTCCAACGAGTTCCACCAGCGGCTCGTGCTGGTCACCATCGGGAGCGACAAGGAGGTACCGCTCAGCGGCTTCCGCAAGGGCAACGACGGGGCCGCTGGACGCTGGGAACCGGTCTTCGCCGAACGCTGA
- the dapA gene encoding 4-hydroxy-tetrahydrodipicolinate synthase, whose product MTTPRSSPGPFGRALCAMITPFTDTGGLDLDGAQRLADRLVSAGCDGLVLSGTTGESPTTTDAEKTALVTAVREAVGERTSVVAGVGTFDTRHTVELALAAEKAGADGLLVVSPYYSRPPQEALEAHFREVADASGLPLMLYDIPDRTGTRIEPDTVIRLAGHPRIVAVKDCSHDFLGAQKVLARTELAYYAGCDEHNLALRAVGAAGYVSTVANLVPAQLRAVLDAFEAGDTPVSARLQQRATPLIESVMASGLPGTVTVKALLTELGLPAGPVRSPLLPAGREAVDGLRAVYEEFVSAG is encoded by the coding sequence ATGACGACACCCCGCTCCTCCCCCGGCCCGTTCGGCCGCGCCCTCTGCGCGATGATCACCCCCTTCACCGACACGGGCGGGCTCGACCTCGACGGAGCGCAGCGGCTCGCCGACCGACTGGTGTCCGCCGGCTGCGACGGCCTGGTGCTCTCCGGTACGACGGGCGAGTCACCGACCACCACGGACGCGGAGAAGACCGCGCTCGTCACGGCGGTCCGGGAGGCGGTGGGCGAACGCACGTCGGTCGTGGCCGGGGTGGGCACGTTCGACACCCGGCACACCGTCGAACTCGCCCTGGCGGCCGAAAAGGCGGGCGCCGACGGCCTGTTGGTGGTCAGCCCCTACTACAGCCGGCCCCCGCAGGAGGCGCTGGAGGCGCACTTCCGGGAGGTCGCCGACGCGTCCGGGCTGCCGCTCATGCTGTACGACATCCCCGACCGGACCGGCACCCGGATCGAGCCCGACACGGTGATCCGCCTCGCCGGCCATCCCCGGATCGTGGCGGTCAAGGACTGTTCCCACGACTTCCTGGGCGCGCAGAAGGTGCTGGCCCGCACGGAGTTGGCGTACTACGCGGGCTGCGACGAGCACAACCTCGCCCTGCGCGCGGTCGGCGCCGCCGGTTACGTCAGCACCGTGGCGAACCTGGTGCCCGCCCAACTCCGTGCGGTCCTGGACGCGTTCGAGGCGGGCGACACCCCCGTGTCCGCCCGCCTCCAGCAACGCGCCACGCCCCTCATCGAGTCGGTGATGGCGTCCGGCCTGCCCGGCACGGTCACCGTGAAGGCCCTCCTCACCGAACTGGGGCTGCCCGCGGGCCCGGTCCGCTCCCCGCTGCTGCCCGCCGGCCGCGAGGCGGTCGACGGGCTGCGGGCGGTGTACGAGGAGTTCGTGAGCGCCGGCTGA
- a CDS encoding phage holin family protein — protein MTGTVTPKSVRDEHHSVGELVGQATEQLSRLVRQEVALAKEELAEKGRRASRGGGLLGAAGAVAYAGLLALAGTGTAALSLVLPLWAAALIVTAVLFVIAAVLAASGRAQFRRAAPPTPEQALGSVKADVEAIKERAHR, from the coding sequence GTGACCGGGACCGTGACACCGAAGTCCGTGCGCGACGAGCACCATTCCGTCGGCGAACTCGTCGGACAAGCCACCGAGCAGCTCTCCCGCCTCGTACGGCAGGAGGTGGCCCTCGCCAAGGAGGAGCTCGCCGAGAAGGGTCGGCGGGCGAGCCGCGGCGGCGGGCTGCTGGGCGCCGCGGGCGCCGTCGCGTACGCCGGGCTGCTGGCCTTGGCCGGCACGGGCACCGCCGCCCTCTCGCTGGTGCTGCCCCTGTGGGCCGCGGCGCTCATCGTGACGGCCGTGCTGTTCGTGATCGCGGCCGTGCTGGCCGCGTCCGGCCGCGCCCAGTTCCGCCGCGCCGCACCCCCCACCCCCGAGCAGGCCCTCGGCAGCGTCAAGGCCGATGTCGAGGCAATCAAGGAAAGGGCGCACCGATGA
- a CDS encoding DUF3618 domain-containing protein: MTDRPAARGTGADAAQAAGAKGPDELRRQIEQTRSQLGDTVEELAAKTDIKGRALARAADLRDKAGAMSVQLRSSAAQAGHTVQGRALHAGHTVQGKATHAGEVVEHRTPQPVQNVVRSGLRNPRPVLVVGALVGLVVVAGVIRRRGGR, from the coding sequence ATGACAGACAGGCCAGCGGCACGGGGCACGGGAGCGGACGCCGCGCAGGCGGCCGGCGCCAAGGGGCCCGATGAGCTGCGACGGCAGATCGAGCAGACACGAAGCCAACTCGGCGACACCGTCGAGGAGTTGGCGGCGAAGACGGATATCAAGGGCCGTGCGCTGGCCCGGGCGGCCGACCTGCGGGACAAGGCCGGCGCCATGAGCGTGCAGCTGCGCAGCTCCGCCGCGCAGGCCGGTCACACCGTCCAGGGCCGGGCACTGCACGCCGGTCACACCGTCCAGGGCAAGGCGACGCACGCGGGTGAGGTCGTGGAGCACCGCACCCCACAGCCCGTCCAGAACGTCGTCCGGTCCGGGCTGCGCAATCCGCGACCGGTGCTGGTCGTCGGTGCCCTGGTGGGGCTCGTCGTGGTGGCGGGCGTGATACGGCGGCGCGGCGGGCGGTAG
- a CDS encoding ArsR/SmtB family transcription factor, with product MQDVTVIEDPEAAAVSLDPIRARLLAELAAGPASAAMLAGKVGLPRQKVNYHLKTLERHGLVELAGERRKGNVTERLMRATAASYVISPLALAAVQPDPDRFRDQLSARWLLALGARLVRDVGSLITGAEKARKRLATYALDGEVRFASAADRAAFIQELTAGVTALIRTYDTPDAEGGRDHRIVVAVHPTLKPGATAEGRPAPALDQ from the coding sequence ATGCAGGACGTCACCGTGATCGAGGACCCCGAGGCCGCCGCCGTCTCCCTGGACCCCATACGGGCCCGGCTGCTCGCCGAACTGGCAGCGGGACCGGCCTCGGCGGCCATGCTGGCCGGCAAGGTCGGGCTGCCCCGGCAGAAGGTGAACTACCACCTCAAGACGCTGGAACGGCACGGACTGGTCGAGCTGGCCGGTGAGCGCCGCAAGGGCAACGTCACCGAGCGGCTGATGCGGGCGACCGCCGCGTCGTACGTCATCTCGCCGCTCGCGCTCGCCGCCGTACAGCCGGACCCGGACCGGTTCCGCGACCAGCTGTCCGCACGCTGGCTGCTCGCGCTCGGCGCCCGGCTCGTACGGGACGTCGGCTCGCTGATCACCGGCGCCGAGAAGGCACGGAAGCGGCTGGCCACCTACGCGCTGGACGGCGAGGTGCGCTTCGCCTCGGCCGCCGACCGGGCCGCGTTCATCCAGGAACTGACCGCGGGTGTCACCGCGCTCATCCGCACATACGACACTCCGGACGCTGAAGGCGGCCGGGACCACCGGATCGTCGTCGCCGTCCATCCCACCCTCAAGCCCGGGGCCACGGCCGAGGGCCGGCCCGCCCCCGCACTGGACCAGTAG
- a CDS encoding SRPBCC domain-containing protein: MPKEFEIAREFEVDATPEQVWEAFTAGTGGWLWPMEAPEPREGGRGPFGSKVTVWDPPHRYTNRVEDVEGISEQTLNQLDYTIEPREGGRAWVRYVHSGIFVDDWDNQYDGAAKHTDFYLHTLREYLTHFDGLPVAFTTFDGPDGARSSDALTTVGRALGLTDDTAAGERVQAHGPAGRTLAAVVDYRDPYFIGLRTDDTLVRFFGRNHWGHTVGVSVHDFAPDADAKADEAAWQDWLKGVFSQS; the protein is encoded by the coding sequence ATGCCCAAGGAATTCGAGATCGCCCGCGAGTTCGAGGTCGACGCCACGCCCGAGCAGGTGTGGGAGGCCTTCACCGCCGGCACCGGCGGCTGGCTGTGGCCGATGGAGGCACCGGAGCCGCGCGAGGGCGGCCGGGGCCCGTTCGGGTCCAAGGTCACCGTCTGGGACCCGCCGCACCGTTACACCAACCGCGTCGAGGACGTCGAGGGCATCTCCGAGCAGACCCTCAACCAGCTCGACTACACCATCGAGCCGCGCGAGGGGGGCCGTGCCTGGGTGCGGTACGTGCACAGCGGCATCTTCGTCGACGACTGGGACAACCAGTACGACGGCGCCGCCAAGCACACCGACTTCTACCTGCACACCCTGCGCGAGTACCTGACCCACTTCGACGGCCTCCCGGTCGCCTTCACGACCTTCGACGGGCCCGACGGCGCCAGGTCCTCGGACGCCCTGACCACCGTCGGGCGCGCGCTCGGGCTCACCGACGACACCGCCGCGGGGGAGCGGGTCCAGGCGCACGGCCCCGCGGGCCGGACCCTGGCCGCCGTCGTCGACTACCGCGACCCGTACTTCATCGGACTGCGCACCGACGACACCCTCGTCCGCTTCTTCGGCCGCAACCACTGGGGTCACACGGTCGGCGTCAGCGTCCACGACTTCGCCCCGGACGCCGACGCCAAGGCGGACGAAGCCGCCTGGCAGGACTGGCTGAAGGGTGTTTTCAGCCAGTCCTGA
- a CDS encoding endonuclease/exonuclease/phosphatase family protein — protein MPSKSSARLAALTVAAVCSAASTVALTSPAHADSVRIHDIQGSTRTSPYAGRQVTDVAGIVTGVRAYGSSRGFWIEDQTPDDNPATSEGVFVFTSSVPKVAVGDSVTVTGTVSEFVPGGAAGGNQSVTEITKPTVTVLSSGNAVPAAKVVDARSVPAAYTPAGDPAAGNSVNGLTLNPAKYALDYYESLEGMNVRVADVRVVTATDPYTELWVTVKPRENASRRGGTVYGSYDSQNTGRLQIQSLGATADFPKANVGDTLTGTTAGPLDYNQFGGYTLVANEIGALRSAGLERETTQKQRRGELAVATYNVENLDPSDATFEEHASAIVNNLKSPDIVSLEEIQDNNGATNDGTVAADQTVRKLIDAIVAAGGPAYEWRSIDPVDGADGGEPGGNIRQVFLFNPERVSFTDRAGGDSTTAVGVTKVRGKAQLTVSPGRIDPANTAWKASRKPLAGEFVFRGRTVFVIANHLNSKGGDQGLTSQYQPVARSSETQRHLQATAVNTFVKQILDTQKNADVIALGDINDFEFSDTARILEGDGELWSAIKSLPRSERYTYDYQGNQQVLDQILVSPSIRRDCGLEYDSVHINSEFNDQISDHDPQVLRFEP, from the coding sequence TTGCCGAGCAAGTCTTCCGCGCGCCTCGCCGCGCTCACCGTCGCCGCCGTATGTTCCGCGGCGTCCACCGTCGCCCTCACCTCGCCCGCGCACGCGGACTCCGTGCGCATCCATGACATCCAGGGCAGCACCCGGACGTCCCCGTACGCCGGCCGGCAGGTCACGGACGTGGCGGGCATCGTCACCGGCGTGCGCGCCTACGGTTCGTCCCGGGGTTTCTGGATCGAGGACCAGACCCCGGACGACAACCCGGCCACCAGCGAAGGTGTCTTCGTCTTCACCAGTTCCGTGCCGAAGGTCGCGGTCGGCGACTCGGTCACCGTGACGGGCACGGTCTCGGAGTTCGTGCCCGGCGGTGCGGCCGGCGGGAACCAGTCGGTGACGGAGATCACCAAGCCGACCGTGACGGTCCTCTCCAGCGGCAACGCCGTCCCGGCCGCGAAGGTCGTCGACGCCCGGTCGGTCCCGGCGGCCTACACGCCGGCCGGCGACCCGGCCGCGGGCAACTCGGTCAACGGTCTGACCCTGAACCCGGCGAAGTACGCCCTCGACTACTACGAGTCGCTGGAGGGCATGAACGTCCGGGTCGCCGATGTCCGGGTGGTCACCGCCACCGACCCGTACACCGAGCTGTGGGTGACGGTGAAGCCGCGCGAGAACGCGAGCCGGCGCGGCGGCACGGTCTACGGGTCCTACGACTCCCAGAACACCGGCCGGCTGCAGATCCAGTCCCTGGGCGCGACCGCCGACTTCCCCAAGGCGAACGTCGGCGACACCCTCACCGGTACGACCGCGGGCCCGCTGGACTACAACCAGTTCGGCGGCTACACCCTCGTCGCCAACGAGATCGGGGCTCTCCGGAGCGCCGGGCTGGAGCGCGAGACCACACAGAAGCAGAGGCGCGGCGAGCTCGCGGTCGCGACCTACAACGTCGAGAACCTCGACCCGTCCGACGCCACGTTCGAGGAGCACGCCTCCGCGATCGTGAACAACCTGAAGTCGCCCGACATCGTGTCCCTGGAGGAGATCCAGGACAACAACGGCGCGACGAACGACGGTACGGTCGCCGCCGACCAGACGGTGCGCAAGCTGATCGACGCGATCGTCGCGGCCGGCGGCCCGGCCTACGAGTGGCGGTCCATAGACCCGGTCGACGGCGCGGACGGCGGTGAGCCCGGCGGCAACATCCGTCAGGTGTTCCTGTTCAACCCGGAGCGGGTCTCCTTCACCGACCGGGCGGGCGGCGACTCCACGACCGCGGTCGGCGTCACGAAGGTGCGCGGCAAGGCGCAGCTGACCGTCTCCCCGGGCCGGATCGACCCGGCGAACACGGCGTGGAAGGCGAGCCGCAAGCCGCTGGCCGGCGAGTTCGTCTTCCGCGGCCGTACGGTCTTCGTGATCGCCAACCACCTCAACTCCAAGGGCGGGGACCAGGGGCTGACCTCGCAGTACCAGCCCGTGGCGCGCAGCTCGGAGACCCAGCGTCATCTCCAGGCGACCGCGGTGAACACCTTCGTCAAGCAGATCCTGGACACCCAGAAGAACGCGGACGTCATCGCGCTCGGCGACATCAACGACTTCGAGTTCTCCGACACCGCCAGGATCCTGGAGGGTGACGGCGAGCTCTGGTCGGCGATCAAGTCGCTGCCCAGGAGCGAGCGTTACACCTACGACTACCAGGGCAACCAGCAGGTCCTGGACCAGATCCTGGTCAGCCCGTCGATCCGGCGGGACTGCGGCCTCGAGTACGACAGCGTGCACATCAACTCGGAGTTCAACGACCAGATCAGCGACCACGACCCGCAGGTGCTGCGGTTCGAGCCGTAG